One window of Magallana gigas chromosome 2, xbMagGiga1.1, whole genome shotgun sequence genomic DNA carries:
- the LOC105335554 gene encoding sideroflexin-2, translating into METQRVDLDQPIWNLSTFTGRLQYYAWITNPLLSIQSESTLFSAKDLVQKYRAGTEPPGTTVTQIRRAQQLYLSAFHPDTGELQNVIGRMSFQVPGGMVLIGAMTTFYRSNIAVIFWQWANQSFNALVNYTNRNAAADISKKQLGFAYISATSCALVTALGLKAVLSQRASPILQRFVPFAAVCASNMVNIPLMRQSEIQNGVVVTDEDNNPVTKSKYAAFKGIGQVVFSRIVICSPSMVLLPFLMEKLEKTAFMVRYGRYVNAPFQILLSGLSLVVMVPVGCALFNQRCSITVDKLKIIDSEAYEEVKSRYGDNIPKKLYFNKGL; encoded by the exons ATGGAAACTCAAAGAGTAGACCTTGACCAACCAATTTGGAACCTGAGCACTTTTACTGGGAGACTTCAGTATTATGCATGGATTACCAATCCATTGCTCAGCATCCAATCAGAGTCCACTCTCTTCTCTGCCAAGGACCTTGTCCAGAAATACAG AGCAGGGACGGAACCCCCAGGAACGACAGTGACCCAGATACGACGTGCCCAGCAGCTGTACCTGTCCGCTTTCCATCCTGACACAGGAGAGCTCCAGAATGTCATTGGGAGGATGTCCTTCCAAGTCCCTGGGGGCATGGTCCTCATTGGAGCCATGACCACTTTCTACAG gaGTAACATAGCAGTGATTTTCTGGCAGTGGGCTAACCAGTCGTTCAATGCACTGGTAAACTACACCAATAGAAATGCGGCAGCTGACATTTctaaaaa ACAGCTAGGATTTGCCTACATCTCTGCCACTTCATGTGCTCTTGTAACAGCCCTGGGATTGAAAGCAGTTTTAAGTCAG AGAGCATCTCCAATCCTTCAGCGCTTTGTGCCATTTGCTGCAGTTTGTGCATCTAATATGGTGAATATTCCCCTGATGAGACAGAG TGAAATTCAAAATGGAGTAGTAGTCACAGACGAAGATAACAATCCTGTAACAAAGTCAAAG TATGCAGCTTTTAAAGGAATTGGCCAAGTCGTTTTTTCAAGAATTGTCATCTGTTCTCCAAGTATGG tgttaCTACCTTTTTTGATGGAAAAGTTAGAGAAAACGGCTTTCATGGTGCGATATGGTCGTTATGTTAATGCACCTTTTCAAATTCTGCTCTCTGGGCTAAG TTTGGTGGTAATGGTTCCTGTGGGTTGTGCTCTCTTCAATCAAAGATG TTCCATCACAGTAGACAAGCTGAAAATAATAGACTCTGAGGCCTACGAAGAAGTCAAATCCAGATATGGTGATAATATACCAAAGAAGCTGTACTTTAACAAAGGGTTATAA